AATACGCTCACCAAATTTTTTATAACTATAAGGAAGAAAGAAGTATGCCCTATAGATTATATTTATCTATGCAAAGTGGCGATATCGCGTATCTAAAAATTACCCAAAGTGGAGAGGGGGAAATGACAATAAACGTGTACGATGATGGTGATCTCACTCAAACATATACGAACGATAATAAAGCCCATATACCGATGTACTTACATTATTCATTTTAGCTATTCAAATGATTAAATAGCGATGGCGTACATGTTACGTACGCCACCGTCTTGGGAAAAGCTATTGTCGTAATCACGGCCTATAAAGGGGGATACTACTCACCACTTCCAGAACTGCTCAACCTTCTCCTTGTCGCCTCCATACGCAACAAGCCGCTCCTGCCAATACGGCCGGGAGTAGTGGAGTGTCATCTGCCTCGACTCATGCCCCATGAACTGCAATAGCCGTTCCTCTGAAAGCAAAGTCTCCATTCTCGTGTTGTAGGTGTACCTGAGAGAGTGCACCTTCAGCTTCCGCCCCTCCTGCTTGATCCCTACGCGCTCCATCCCGAGCTTGAGCCGATCAAGAAGCAGATTGCGGCCAACCGGCTTATCAACGTACTTGAACAGAATCCCGGAGGGTGGGGCAACCTCAAGCCACCATGAGAGGGCCTGGACCGCTCTTTCCGGCAGCAGCACAGCCCGCCACTTCGGATTATCGTCTTTCCCTTTCTTCGGAAGCGTTACATTATTGTTGCTGTCCAGAGCCTTGCTGACCACGATACCAGATTGATTGATGAATACCTGATCCATACAAAGCGCACGTATCTCCCCGGAGCGTAAGCCCCCGGAAACCGTCGTAAGCAGCATCACAGCGAACATGAGCCCGTAGTACTCAATCTCTTCGTAGTAGTCGTTTTCAGGATCACTGTACAAGGCAATAAGGTCTTCGCGCTTCTCCGGGAATAGAGCGAACAGCTCATCATCCCGGAAGGTGTCATATCGCCTTGAATTCCGTGCAAACCTCTCTATCGTGGGGATCCGTCGGATCTGATTAGACCGTTTTGCCTCCCGGAAAATGAGGTTCCAACAATCAATGATGCTGTTCCGTGTGGAGTTTGAAAAAGGCTTCTCCATGAGCCAATCTTCGATGTCAGCGCCTTCTATCTGGTTAAGTGGTGTATTTCCCCAGTCTTTGACAATGTGGTTCCTGACGAAGCCTGAGTAAGCTCTGAGGGTGCCTTCTTTCATCCCCGAGCCCTTGGCTTCACGTCGGAGAAGGTAAGGGGAGCCCGCCTCAAACATCCCCTCTGCAACAGCACGAACGGTGTCGGCTTTGCCGCTTGGGATAGGGAGATTGTTGATATATTCCTGAGCATGTTTCCTGACGGATTCGGCCCGTCCTGCGGGCTTCTGAAGCTGTCGGCCGGTATCGGGATCGTACCACCAATACCACCAGTAGAAGTACTCTCTGCCTGCTTTGTTTTGATATTTTCGCTTGAAAAGATGGTAGAAATCAGTTGCCATGAAAAGCCTCCCGTGATTCACGTCAAAACGCTGGTATTAACGTTTAATGACGTTTTATTAACGTTTGGCTAAAAACAGGCATTTCTTAGCTACCAATAAAAACGCCTAACTCATTACATGATAACAAGTTAGGCAATCGGGCTGGGCGGATTTGAACCGCCGACTTCTTGGTCCCGAACCAAGCGCGCTAGCCCCTGCGCTACAGCCCGTATTCCGGTAATTGTTTTTCACGCAGCACTGATGTCCACGAATAAGAAAAGCCGGCTACGTGGAAAAACAATCATTACGGGAGCGACGGGGATTGAACCCGCGATCTCCGGCTTGACAGGCCGGCGCGATAACCAACTTCGCCACGCCCCCTAAACAAGTGGGGCAACTATACTCAAATGCGATCATTGTGTCAACAGGAAGGAGTCATCGATGACGCCTTGCTATGAATATGCTGTTGCAGATCAAAAGCAGTATGATAAGTACCAGTGGAGCAATAAACCATACCATTGGACTTATAGCTGATCGGCTTGTCAAAAAAATAGCGGTTGGCCCATCGGAGCCGCCAATAATCCCAATAGCAGAAGAACCTGCATATTTTGTCGGAATTCCAGCAACAGCGGAGACTATATATGACAGTGCCCGGGGAATGATCAAAATGTACGACACGAGTATGACTATAGCAATCATATTACCAATGAACAAAATACGTTTTCGCATACAGTACCTTTTACCCAATATATGACAACAAGAAAGCCCGGCTGAAATTTTTATTTGCAGCCGGGGATGATGGTTCAGCCTTGCGGGATTGCCTTAATGGCTTCAAGTTCCGGATGCTTCAGGACATCCTGTTTAAAGCGTCGGGCTCTGTCTTTGTTTTCATAAGCAGGCTCTTCAAAGGAGTAGTGATAATTAGTATGGACATCGTAGCTGCCGTTCATCAGCGCATAGGTATCTTCGGTCATAACCAGCTCTTCATCGGTAGGAATGACGAAAATCTTAACGGAAGAATCCTCAGCGCTTATGCAGGTTTCGGCATTTCGAGTGACACTTGCCGTATTCTTTTCAGGATCAAGCTTGATGCCGAGACCCTCAAGACCTTCCACAGCCATGGCCCTGTAAAGAGGGTTCATCTCCCCGACGCCGGCGGTAAAAACCAGTGCGTCAATCTTGCCAAGGGCGGCTATGTACGAACCGATATACTTCTTCATACGGTAGGTTTCCATCTCCAGCGCCAAGGTACAGCGTTCATCTCCTTTCAGATGGCCGGCATAGACATCACGGCGGTCAATGAATTTCTCTGTTACACCGAGAACACCGCTTTTTTTATTGATGATGGTATCCATCTCTTTGGGAGAGATATGTGCCTGCTCCATCATATACGGCAGAATTGCAGGATCGATATCTCCGCAGCGAGTCCCCATAACCAAACCCTCAAGAGGAGTCAAGCCCATGCTGGTGTCATAACAGCACCCCTCTCTTACGG
The sequence above is a segment of the Sediminispirochaeta bajacaliforniensis DSM 16054 genome. Coding sequences within it:
- a CDS encoding acetate kinase, coding for MVILTLNCGSSSAKYQVYDWENKEVLGVGLVERIGQDMSNLEHKVQGKEEYTAEKHCSNHKEAIEWVISIILDKEKGCVSDVQDIKAVGHRVLHGGELIKKSVIVDETALKQFETLIPLGPLHNPANIQGIRAAMQVLPSVPHCAVMDTAWHQTMPSKAFMYALPYEWYKKYNVRRYGFHGTSYVYTSKRAAVLLGKKPSETNLVIAHIGNGASMCAVREGCCYDTSMGLTPLEGLVMGTRCGDIDPAILPYMMEQAHISPKEMDTIINKKSGVLGVTEKFIDRRDVYAGHLKGDERCTLALEMETYRMKKYIGSYIAALGKIDALVFTAGVGEMNPLYRAMAVEGLEGLGIKLDPEKNTASVTRNAETCISAEDSSVKIFVIPTDEELVMTEDTYALMNGSYDVHTNYHYSFEEPAYENKDRARRFKQDVLKHPELEAIKAIPQG
- a CDS encoding tyrosine-type recombinase/integrase; the encoded protein is MATDFYHLFKRKYQNKAGREYFYWWYWWYDPDTGRQLQKPAGRAESVRKHAQEYINNLPIPSGKADTVRAVAEGMFEAGSPYLLRREAKGSGMKEGTLRAYSGFVRNHIVKDWGNTPLNQIEGADIEDWLMEKPFSNSTRNSIIDCWNLIFREAKRSNQIRRIPTIERFARNSRRYDTFRDDELFALFPEKREDLIALYSDPENDYYEEIEYYGLMFAVMLLTTVSGGLRSGEIRALCMDQVFINQSGIVVSKALDSNNNVTLPKKGKDDNPKWRAVLLPERAVQALSWWLEVAPPSGILFKYVDKPVGRNLLLDRLKLGMERVGIKQEGRKLKVHSLRYTYNTRMETLLSEERLLQFMGHESRQMTLHYSRPYWQERLVAYGGDKEKVEQFWKW